ATGAGGATCTTCCGCGATATTGAAAGTGATATAAAGATCACCGTTGGGTCCGCCATTAAACCCGGGATTTCCATGACCTTTGAGTTTGATCTTCTGACCATCGGCAACACCCGCAGGAATGGTTAATCTCACCTTTTTTCCATTGATATCGAAAGTCTGCTGATGGGTTTTAGCCGCATCCCTCAGATGAAGATTCAATTCCGCTGAAATATCCTGACCTTTAAATTTTCCCGATGCACTGCCACGGGAGGTTCTGCCGAAACCGCCTCCTGCGCCGCCGCCAAACATACTCTGGAAAAAGTCTGAAAAATCTTCGCCGTCACCGAAATCTGTGCCTGTAAATCCCTCTCCGAAATTCTGACTTTGCTGTGCCCTTTGGTGTTGCTGTGCTTTATCGTATTCTTCACCCTGTTTCCAGTGTTCACCATACTTGTCGTACTTTTCACGGTTTTGCGGATGACTGAGCACTTCATTGGCTTCATTGATTTCCTTAAATTTCCGTTCAGCTTCCTTATCGCCGGGATTAACATCCGGATGATACTTTCTGGCGAGTTTTCGGTATGCTTTTTTCACGTCATCGGCAGACGCTTTCTTATCAATCCCCAAAATCTTATAATAATCTATATAAGCCATTTTCTTTCATGATTTATTCAAATTTAAGGAAAATCCATATTGTGTCGTTTTAAAGAACTGTTAAACTTTAAGGCTAATTCTCTATTTTAGCAAAAATTTATGTGCTTGCATATCAAAGCTTTTCATTTTGTTTTCCTGCTTGTTTCGGTGTTGGCTTTTTGTCAGCAACAG
The window above is part of the Kaistella faecalis genome. Proteins encoded here:
- a CDS encoding DnaJ C-terminal domain-containing protein — encoded protein: MAYIDYYKILGIDKKASADDVKKAYRKLARKYHPDVNPGDKEAERKFKEINEANEVLSHPQNREKYDKYGEHWKQGEEYDKAQQHQRAQQSQNFGEGFTGTDFGDGEDFSDFFQSMFGGGAGGGFGRTSRGSASGKFKGQDISAELNLHLRDAAKTHQQTFDINGKKVRLTIPAGVADGQKIKLKGHGNPGFNGGPNGDLYITFNIAEDPHFKRNGDHLSGDITIDLYTAILGGEVNVKTLDGSVKLKVKPETQGGMKVRLKGKGFPVYKKEGEFGDFVVTYHVKLPTNLSYKEKELFQQLKDLQP